Proteins from one Pontibacter korlensis genomic window:
- a CDS encoding GMC oxidoreductase: MANSNSSKFSDRTFDTIVIGSGISGGWAAKELCEKGLRTLVLERGRNVEHVKDYPTAIKNPWDFPHRGRLPLEVKEENPIASKCYAFREDATHFFVKDSEHPYVQEKPFDWIRGYQVGGKSLMWARQTQRWSRYDFEGPARDGFAVDWPIRYEDLAPWYSYVERFVGISGNKDGVDTLPDGEFLPPWEMNVVEKAIRNRIVEAYQDRYVVIGRCAHLTKPEEIHHQQGRGQCQARTLCQRGCPYGAYFSSNSSTLPWAAKTGKLTLRPDSVVHSILYDEKKGRAVGVRVIDAHTMEVQEYFAKIIFVNAATLNTNLILLNSTSGRFPAGLGNDNGLLGKYVAFHNYRGTLSASMEGYEDSYYFGRRPCAVMMPNFRNVHRQETDFLRGYMVFYSASRARAGAPANGEQLGAAYKDALLEPGNWGIYMMMQGETIPKESNHVSLSGSEKDAWGVPLLKVSVGYDENDEKSLKDFLEQGAEMLDKAGCKSIHANDSRQAPGLDIHEMGGVRMGRDPKTSLLNKYNQLHACKNVFVTDGACMTSTGTQNPSLTFMALTARAVNYAVSEMRKGSL, translated from the coding sequence ATGGCAAATAGCAATTCCTCCAAATTTTCTGACCGTACCTTTGATACCATCGTGATCGGGTCGGGGATCAGTGGCGGCTGGGCTGCCAAAGAACTGTGTGAAAAAGGGCTGAGAACGTTAGTACTGGAGCGTGGGAGAAACGTGGAGCATGTGAAAGACTATCCCACGGCTATCAAGAACCCCTGGGATTTTCCGCACCGTGGCCGCTTGCCACTAGAAGTCAAAGAGGAGAACCCGATCGCATCCAAGTGCTACGCCTTTCGAGAGGATGCCACCCACTTTTTTGTAAAGGACTCAGAGCACCCTTATGTGCAGGAAAAGCCTTTTGATTGGATACGGGGCTACCAGGTAGGCGGCAAGTCGCTGATGTGGGCGCGGCAGACACAACGGTGGAGCAGGTATGATTTTGAAGGGCCTGCCCGCGATGGGTTTGCCGTAGACTGGCCTATCCGTTATGAAGACTTAGCCCCCTGGTACAGCTATGTGGAACGCTTTGTTGGAATTAGCGGAAACAAAGATGGGGTGGATACCCTGCCAGATGGGGAGTTCCTGCCTCCTTGGGAGATGAACGTGGTCGAGAAAGCGATCCGCAACAGAATTGTAGAAGCTTACCAGGACCGCTATGTGGTGATTGGCCGTTGCGCCCACCTAACGAAGCCTGAGGAAATCCATCACCAGCAGGGGCGGGGCCAGTGCCAGGCCAGAACCCTATGCCAGCGCGGCTGCCCCTATGGGGCTTACTTCTCCTCCAACTCCTCTACGTTGCCTTGGGCTGCTAAAACCGGTAAGCTAACCCTTCGCCCCGATTCGGTGGTGCACTCTATCCTTTATGATGAAAAGAAGGGTAGGGCAGTGGGGGTAAGGGTGATAGATGCACATACTATGGAGGTACAGGAATATTTCGCTAAAATCATCTTTGTGAATGCAGCCACCCTGAATACAAACCTGATCCTGCTGAATTCCACATCAGGCAGATTTCCTGCAGGCTTAGGAAATGACAATGGACTGTTAGGGAAGTATGTAGCCTTTCACAACTACCGGGGTACGCTTTCGGCCAGTATGGAAGGGTATGAGGATAGTTACTACTTTGGACGGCGGCCATGTGCTGTGATGATGCCCAACTTTCGGAACGTGCACAGGCAGGAAACAGACTTCTTGCGGGGATACATGGTCTTCTACAGCGCCAGCAGGGCTAGAGCAGGCGCCCCTGCAAACGGCGAGCAGCTTGGTGCAGCCTACAAGGATGCATTGCTGGAGCCGGGGAATTGGGGTATCTACATGATGATGCAAGGTGAGACGATCCCGAAGGAAAGCAACCACGTTAGCCTTAGTGGCAGTGAGAAGGATGCGTGGGGTGTGCCTCTTTTGAAGGTGTCGGTTGGGTATGATGAGAATGACGAAAAATCCCTGAAGGACTTTCTGGAGCAGGGCGCAGAGATGCTAGACAAAGCCGGATGCAAGAGCATTCACGCCAATGACAGCAGGCAGGCACCGGGGCTCGATATTCATGAGATGGGGGGCGTGAGGATGGGCCGTGACCCGAAGACCTCACTCCTGAACAAGTATAACCAGCTGCACGCCTGTAAGAATGTTTTTGTCACCGACGGGGCTTGTATGACCTCGACAGGAACACAAAATCCTTCCCTGACCTTCATGGCCTTGACAGCGAGAGCGGTCAACTATGCGGTGAGCGAAATGAGAAAAGGAAGCCTTTAG
- a CDS encoding family 16 glycoside hydrolase — MRKTSFMLLALLLLGTAVMGQRKNDQRTLSTKIADLLAELPAKDEKQLEASMAEVAAMGEEGILQIASMLSAPGKGDNTSIEYALGGFSTYVMRSEREDWRRMSAKAYCKALQGVGHEENKAFLIRQLQMVGNDESIACLQGYLGDGRLCGPAARTLTSINSPAASQALLQALQSAQGDCQLAMVEALGDTRHPGAVSPLMSMANNQNEKLRKLALYALANIADPAAEAALGKAAEEDKYKFDKDNAVAAYLLYAKRLAEKGQQEQAVRIAQSILGKTTTDEQVHTRTAALKLLSDIQKEQSMGLLVDAAGDPNKEYRAAALMFAGPYLTTENTSIWVKKQKKADPAVQAEIITMLGNNGAKSALPAVEKALKSKKMQVRLAAIGAAGKLGQQEALPSLLKAMRKGGEEEAVAVRNALLIMKGDGVTDKVSQALPRMPVVAQAELLAVLGARGESRKFQEVLLYAKHSNTAVRMAALKALASIASKENLPQLFTLLNETSQAEELNEVQKAVVAAVHAYENQAEKAELVLQEMNKAPVENRPAYFNILASVGGDQALQAVTQAFQSGDANTRTAALSALSQWSDTSAAAELYNISVSASNTAYLDQALKGYIRTVSLSKYPAPQKVLLLRKAMNAAKTTEQRQLILTEVGKNRTFPALVFAGKYLDESALQQQAAHAVMNIALSSEEFQGDVVREYLNKTIQVLQGPDSEYLKESVRKFLAEMPKDQGFVPLFNGKDLTGWKGLVANPIERAKMDSKTLAQKQQQADEQMRKSWVVENGELIFTGKGDNIATVKKYGDFEMFVDWKIFDDGHKEGDAGIYLRGTPQVQIWDTSRVDVGAQVGSGGLYNNKVNPSKPLKVADNALGEWNTFRILMKGDRVTVYLNGELVTDNVMLENFWNRDLPIFPEEQIELQAHGSRVAYRDIFIREIPRPEPFKLSAEEKKQGFEVLFDGTNMHSWQGNTTDYVIEDGVLVVREPKFGSGGNLYTKQEYSDFIFRFEFKLTPGANNGLGVRAPLEGDAAYEGMELQILDNDADIYRDLEDYQYHGSVYGVLTAKRGALKPVGEWNYQEVILKGPKVKVILNGTTILDGDIAEASKSGTLDGKEHPGLKRAKGHLGFLGHGSTVWFRNIRIKDLGKDQKAL; from the coding sequence ATGAGAAAAACATCATTCATGCTCCTGGCCTTGCTTCTGCTAGGCACAGCCGTTATGGGGCAACGCAAAAACGATCAGCGGACCCTTTCAACTAAAATCGCTGACTTATTGGCAGAGCTGCCGGCTAAGGACGAGAAGCAACTGGAGGCAAGTATGGCGGAAGTAGCTGCCATGGGAGAGGAGGGGATACTGCAAATAGCCAGCATGCTGTCAGCACCTGGTAAAGGAGACAATACCAGTATAGAGTATGCTTTAGGTGGTTTCTCTACCTACGTCATGCGATCGGAGAGGGAGGATTGGAGAAGGATGAGTGCCAAGGCTTATTGCAAGGCCCTTCAAGGGGTTGGGCATGAAGAGAACAAGGCCTTTTTAATCAGGCAGCTACAGATGGTTGGGAACGATGAGTCTATAGCTTGCCTACAGGGATACCTAGGTGATGGCCGCCTTTGTGGTCCTGCCGCCAGAACGCTTACAAGTATAAATAGTCCTGCCGCCAGTCAGGCACTACTGCAAGCCTTACAAAGTGCGCAGGGTGATTGCCAATTGGCCATGGTAGAGGCACTGGGAGATACTCGCCACCCGGGGGCCGTTAGCCCTTTGATGTCCATGGCTAACAACCAGAATGAAAAACTGCGAAAGCTGGCACTTTATGCTTTGGCTAACATTGCGGATCCGGCAGCCGAGGCTGCCCTGGGCAAGGCCGCGGAAGAGGATAAGTATAAGTTTGACAAAGACAATGCCGTCGCAGCTTATCTGCTTTATGCCAAACGCCTGGCGGAGAAGGGACAGCAGGAGCAGGCTGTGCGCATTGCTCAATCAATACTAGGCAAAACCACCACTGATGAGCAGGTGCATACGCGCACAGCGGCTCTGAAGCTTTTGAGCGACATACAGAAAGAGCAAAGTATGGGGCTTCTGGTGGATGCAGCAGGAGATCCAAACAAGGAATATCGCGCTGCCGCCCTGATGTTTGCCGGTCCATACCTGACAACTGAAAACACATCAATATGGGTAAAAAAGCAGAAGAAAGCCGACCCAGCGGTACAGGCGGAGATTATCACCATGCTGGGCAATAACGGTGCGAAAAGCGCTTTGCCGGCAGTTGAAAAAGCCTTGAAGAGCAAAAAGATGCAGGTAAGGCTTGCCGCCATTGGTGCTGCCGGTAAGCTGGGGCAGCAAGAGGCCCTGCCCTCCCTGCTGAAAGCCATGCGGAAAGGTGGAGAGGAAGAAGCTGTCGCCGTCAGAAATGCTCTTCTGATCATGAAAGGCGATGGTGTGACGGATAAAGTCTCACAGGCCTTGCCGAGAATGCCTGTGGTAGCGCAGGCAGAACTGTTAGCGGTATTGGGTGCCCGTGGTGAAAGCAGGAAGTTTCAGGAGGTGCTTCTTTACGCAAAGCACAGCAATACTGCCGTGCGTATGGCTGCGCTAAAGGCACTTGCCAGCATCGCCAGCAAAGAGAACCTGCCGCAGTTGTTTACCCTCCTGAACGAAACATCCCAAGCGGAAGAGCTTAATGAGGTGCAGAAAGCCGTTGTGGCAGCAGTACATGCCTATGAAAACCAGGCCGAGAAAGCAGAACTGGTACTGCAAGAGATGAACAAGGCTCCTGTAGAGAACAGACCTGCTTACTTTAACATATTGGCAAGTGTAGGCGGAGACCAGGCGCTTCAGGCTGTTACGCAGGCTTTCCAAAGCGGGGATGCCAACACTAGAACAGCCGCCTTGTCTGCGCTTTCGCAGTGGTCGGATACAAGCGCAGCAGCCGAACTCTACAACATTAGTGTAAGTGCAAGCAATACTGCCTACCTGGATCAGGCACTAAAAGGCTATATCCGCACCGTGAGTCTTTCCAAGTACCCGGCACCGCAGAAGGTGCTGCTGCTTCGTAAGGCAATGAATGCTGCCAAGACCACTGAGCAGAGGCAGCTTATCCTTACAGAAGTAGGCAAGAATAGGACCTTCCCGGCTCTGGTGTTCGCCGGCAAGTACCTGGATGAGTCTGCTTTGCAGCAGCAGGCTGCGCATGCAGTCATGAATATTGCACTGTCGAGCGAGGAATTTCAGGGAGATGTGGTGCGTGAGTATCTAAACAAAACCATCCAGGTACTGCAGGGGCCGGACAGTGAGTACCTGAAAGAATCGGTGCGCAAGTTCCTGGCAGAAATGCCGAAGGACCAGGGCTTTGTGCCGCTATTCAACGGGAAAGACCTGACCGGCTGGAAAGGCTTAGTGGCCAACCCAATCGAGCGGGCCAAGATGGACAGCAAGACGCTGGCTCAGAAGCAGCAGCAGGCCGATGAGCAGATGCGGAAAAGCTGGGTGGTGGAGAACGGTGAATTGATCTTCACAGGTAAGGGCGACAACATTGCCACGGTTAAAAAGTATGGGGACTTCGAAATGTTTGTGGATTGGAAAATTTTCGATGACGGCCATAAGGAAGGCGATGCCGGTATTTACCTGCGAGGTACCCCGCAGGTGCAGATCTGGGATACTTCCCGCGTAGATGTGGGCGCTCAGGTAGGCTCCGGTGGCCTGTACAACAACAAAGTAAACCCGAGCAAGCCCCTGAAGGTGGCTGACAATGCGCTGGGCGAGTGGAACACTTTTCGCATCCTGATGAAAGGGGACCGGGTGACGGTGTACCTGAACGGAGAGTTGGTGACAGACAACGTAATGCTGGAGAACTTCTGGAACCGGGATTTGCCGATTTTCCCGGAAGAGCAAATAGAGCTTCAGGCTCACGGCTCAAGAGTTGCTTACCGTGATATTTTCATCCGCGAAATCCCACGCCCGGAGCCGTTTAAGCTAAGCGCCGAAGAGAAGAAGCAGGGGTTTGAAGTATTGTTCGATGGTACAAACATGCACAGCTGGCAAGGCAACACCACTGACTACGTGATAGAGGATGGTGTACTGGTGGTGCGTGAGCCTAAGTTTGGCAGCGGCGGCAACCTCTATACCAAGCAGGAGTATAGCGACTTTATTTTCCGCTTTGAGTTTAAGCTGACACCCGGCGCTAACAATGGCCTCGGCGTGCGTGCCCCACTAGAAGGGGACGCGGCTTATGAGGGCATGGAGCTGCAAATTCTGGACAATGACGCTGACATCTACAGGGACCTGGAGGACTACCAGTACCATGGCTCCGTGTATGGTGTCCTTACAGCCAAGCGAGGAGCCTTAAAGCCGGTAGGGGAGTGGAACTACCAGGAAGTGATCTTGAAAGGACCAAAAGTGAAAGTCATACTCAACGGCACTACCATTTTGGATGGCGATATTGCGGAAGCCAGCAAAAGCGGCACCTTGGACGGGAAAGAGCACCCAGGACTGAAGCGAGCAAAAGGCCACCTAGGCTTCTTAGGGCATGGTTCAACGGTGTGGTTCAGGAACATCCGCATCAAGGATCTAGGCAAGGACCAGAAAGCATTGTAG
- a CDS encoding Gfo/Idh/MocA family oxidoreductase, protein MKPDKDKSRRDFIKKSAMAFAAFTIVPRFVLGGKGYVAPSDQLTKGVIGVGAMGRNHFPYGDTRVVAVCDVDQYHLKKAVDLLGSGVKTFTDYRELIQLPEVDIVHIATPPHWHGIMAADAARAGKDIWCEKPMTRTIGEGKRVVEAVQQHGRIFRLNTWFRFDDIFYGMGTTVKPIKKLVDSGLLGWPLKVTVGRGTGYDWKFYWVGKTNLEPAPVPQELDYNMWLGPAPYKPYNPHRVHGTFRGYWDYDGGGLGDMGQHYLDPIQYFLGKDNTSPVSVEIDAPQQHADAVGTWRKIIYTYEDGCQIILDGEGKEENIPYIEGPKGKLFPGFRSDIPDLKRKLAAFPDPVPQVTDFVEAVKNRQKFALNEENGHRSCTLVNMGLAALRLGRSLKFDPVKQEFINDEGANRLVYQPMRSDWTLV, encoded by the coding sequence ATGAAGCCAGACAAGGATAAATCAAGACGAGACTTCATAAAGAAGTCTGCAATGGCTTTTGCCGCCTTTACCATTGTCCCAAGGTTTGTCCTAGGGGGGAAAGGATATGTGGCTCCCAGTGATCAACTTACGAAAGGCGTGATCGGGGTGGGAGCTATGGGACGTAACCATTTCCCTTATGGCGATACCCGGGTAGTAGCCGTATGTGATGTTGATCAGTATCACCTGAAAAAGGCGGTAGACCTATTGGGAAGCGGAGTGAAGACCTTTACAGATTACAGGGAACTAATTCAGCTACCTGAGGTGGATATTGTACACATCGCAACTCCTCCGCACTGGCATGGTATAATGGCCGCGGATGCAGCCCGGGCCGGCAAGGATATCTGGTGCGAAAAGCCGATGACAAGAACCATCGGAGAGGGCAAGCGCGTGGTAGAGGCTGTGCAGCAGCATGGGCGAATTTTCCGCCTGAATACCTGGTTTAGGTTCGATGATATCTTCTACGGCATGGGTACCACGGTTAAGCCCATCAAAAAGTTAGTGGACAGTGGCTTGCTCGGCTGGCCTCTGAAAGTGACTGTTGGCCGCGGTACCGGCTATGACTGGAAGTTCTACTGGGTAGGTAAAACCAATCTGGAGCCGGCGCCAGTACCACAGGAACTTGATTACAACATGTGGCTGGGGCCTGCTCCCTATAAGCCGTACAACCCGCATCGCGTGCACGGCACGTTCCGCGGTTATTGGGACTACGATGGTGGAGGGCTCGGTGATATGGGACAGCATTACCTTGATCCCATCCAGTACTTTCTCGGCAAAGACAACACCAGCCCTGTATCCGTGGAGATAGACGCGCCGCAGCAACATGCGGATGCTGTAGGTACATGGCGCAAGATAATCTATACCTATGAAGATGGTTGCCAGATCATTCTGGACGGTGAGGGGAAGGAAGAAAACATTCCTTACATCGAGGGGCCTAAAGGAAAACTCTTCCCGGGCTTCCGCTCCGACATTCCTGACCTCAAAAGGAAACTAGCCGCTTTCCCTGATCCAGTACCACAAGTTACAGACTTTGTGGAAGCTGTTAAAAACCGACAAAAGTTTGCTCTTAATGAGGAAAATGGTCACCGGTCCTGCACGCTTGTAAATATGGGGCTGGCAGCCCTGCGCCTGGGACGCTCTCTTAAGTTCGACCCTGTAAAGCAGGAGTTCATCAACGACGAAGGCGCAAATCGCTTGGTATACCAACCGATGCGTTCTGACTGGACACTGGTGTGA
- a CDS encoding HipA domain-containing protein: protein MFNYLFPNGEAHLKNFSPIDAAFGDYVLSPAYELICTRLHVEDSYFALKGELSSADDETEGFQANGFYASDDFYEFGLRIGLQEKRMAGILHVFRQDRTAVRKLLDHSFLREDLKETYRKYYLERLEMFNFSMAGRNRA, encoded by the coding sequence GTGTTTAACTACCTATTCCCGAACGGCGAAGCGCACCTGAAGAATTTCTCCCCCATTGACGCAGCTTTCGGTGATTACGTGCTGAGCCCGGCATACGAGCTGATCTGCACCCGCCTGCACGTGGAGGATTCGTACTTTGCCCTGAAAGGAGAACTCTCCTCGGCTGATGATGAAACTGAGGGCTTTCAGGCTAACGGCTTTTATGCCTCTGACGACTTTTATGAATTTGGGCTCCGGATAGGCCTGCAGGAAAAGCGCATGGCCGGGATACTGCATGTTTTCCGACAGGACCGCACTGCCGTACGCAAGCTGCTCGATCACTCTTTCCTGCGGGAGGACCTGAAGGAAACGTACAGGAAGTATTACCTGGAGCGACTGGAGATGTTTAACTTTTCAATGGCTGGAAGAAACCGGGCCTAA
- a CDS encoding HipA domain-containing protein, whose amino-acid sequence MASGNIMVCCWYGVYQVPANEHMTMQTARQVYKLQVAENALVLFRNGEPAYITRRFDVKPDGMRHRQDDAAWLAGQTKHTTGSDFEYEGS is encoded by the coding sequence TTGGCATCAGGAAATATAATGGTGTGTTGTTGGTACGGGGTCTACCAGGTGCCGGCCAACGAGCATATGACCATGCAGACAGCCCGCCAGGTATACAAGCTCCAGGTGGCAGAGAATGCCCTTGTTCTTTTCCGGAACGGGGAGCCAGCCTATATCACCAGGCGCTTTGATGTGAAGCCTGACGGGATGAGGCACAGACAGGACGATGCGGCCTGGCTTGCCGGCCAAACCAAGCACACGACCGGCAGTGACTTCGAATATGAGGGAAGCTAG
- a CDS encoding purine-cytosine permease family protein, whose protein sequence is MKQKLATQLNAINEYEREPIPQSKLKGLKSFVGMYAGEHIAGTEFVIGPLFVVHGVSAPDLFLGLLVGNLLAVLSWAFLCAPIAVKVRLTLYYQLEKICGRYLVTGYNIVNALMFCFLAGSMIAVAATAAGIPFDIAMPGLTDWYPNSLSWVITVLLVGLVITLIAILGYEQISRFANVCAPWMILIFVAAAFAVMPQLGITSFSSFWEVAQTRIWTGVPMEGFSKFTFWHVTFFAWFANMAMHIGMGDLSILRYAKKWQYGFASTTGMFIGHVMAWISSGILCAAAGGEIPPGPIAYNSVGIAGAICVMIAGWTTANPTIYRAGLAIQSIMPSVKRWKVTLIVGLVTTIAAMFPALVMKLLDFVALYGLVLMPMGAIIFIDFYVIPKLGLTRNYASEAKIKFNIAAGVTWLSTLALCLFLNFYQGIDIFFLGLPGWFIAAALYIVLSKLYQRKAVEEPQLRVSAKSF, encoded by the coding sequence ATGAAACAAAAACTTGCCACTCAATTGAACGCTATCAACGAGTATGAAAGGGAGCCAATTCCCCAGAGCAAGCTTAAAGGGTTAAAAAGCTTTGTTGGCATGTACGCCGGAGAGCATATAGCCGGAACCGAATTTGTGATAGGTCCCTTGTTTGTTGTTCATGGCGTCAGCGCGCCTGATCTTTTCCTGGGGCTGCTAGTAGGAAACCTCCTTGCGGTTCTAAGCTGGGCATTCCTTTGTGCCCCGATTGCGGTGAAAGTACGCCTGACATTGTACTACCAGCTTGAGAAGATTTGCGGGCGCTACCTGGTGACAGGCTATAATATTGTAAATGCCCTGATGTTCTGCTTTCTGGCTGGCTCCATGATAGCAGTAGCCGCTACCGCAGCTGGTATACCTTTCGACATCGCAATGCCAGGCTTGACTGACTGGTATCCCAACAGCCTGAGCTGGGTGATAACAGTGCTACTTGTCGGGCTGGTAATTACTCTTATCGCGATTCTGGGCTATGAGCAGATTTCCAGGTTTGCAAATGTCTGTGCCCCCTGGATGATCCTGATTTTTGTGGCTGCAGCATTTGCCGTTATGCCTCAGCTAGGCATTACCTCTTTTAGTAGCTTCTGGGAGGTGGCCCAGACAAGAATCTGGACAGGTGTACCAATGGAAGGTTTTAGCAAATTCACCTTCTGGCATGTCACCTTCTTTGCATGGTTTGCCAACATGGCCATGCACATAGGAATGGGAGACCTCTCCATTTTGCGTTATGCCAAGAAGTGGCAATATGGTTTTGCCTCTACCACCGGCATGTTTATTGGTCATGTGATGGCCTGGATATCTTCCGGTATCCTTTGTGCTGCCGCAGGCGGAGAGATTCCTCCTGGCCCGATTGCCTATAACAGTGTAGGCATAGCCGGAGCCATATGCGTCATGATTGCTGGCTGGACAACTGCCAACCCTACCATCTACAGGGCTGGGCTGGCCATCCAATCCATCATGCCTTCTGTTAAAAGATGGAAAGTGACCCTGATTGTAGGCTTGGTTACGACCATAGCGGCCATGTTTCCGGCCCTGGTAATGAAGCTACTAGACTTTGTTGCCTTATATGGCCTGGTCCTGATGCCTATGGGGGCCATTATCTTTATTGACTTTTACGTGATCCCAAAACTTGGCTTAACCCGCAACTACGCAAGTGAGGCAAAAATAAAGTTCAACATAGCCGCAGGGGTAACCTGGTTATCGACACTGGCCCTATGCCTTTTCCTCAACTTTTACCAAGGTATAGATATATTCTTTTTAGGCCTGCCCGGTTGGTTTATCGCCGCTGCGCTGTACATCGTGCTTAGCAAGCTTTATCAGCGGAAGGCTGTGGAAGAGCCGCAGCTAAGGGTATCTGCAAAATCCTTCTAG
- a CDS encoding bifunctional rhamnulose-1-phosphate aldolase/short-chain dehydrogenase: MLVTTDYNYVSYLWDVGVANSFGNDEVALLIYRSNLLGADLRLTNYAGGNTSCKTVEADRLTGRDVDVLWVKGSGGDLGTLKKSGLAGLYLEKLHSLKSLYRGLEFEDEMVQLFNHCIYDLDSKAPSIDTPLHAFLPYKHIDHLHPDAIIAIAAAKDGEQITKELFGGKLAWVKWQKPGFDLGLLLEKTIQENPGINGLILGSHGLFTWGDTAYDCYLNTLETIEKASAYLQENFGKNREVFGGAHMEALPKEQRESQAGKIIAVLRGLCSSRNRMIGHFTDDARVLEFINSNDLAKLAPLGTSCPDHFLRTKIKPLVLQLEATADLTDAEEVRQQLEKQFEDYRAYYASYYDRCKHDNSPAIRDANPVVILYPGVGMFTFAKDKQTARVSSEFYINAINVMRGAEAISEYQGLPEQEAFNIEYWLLEEAKLQRMPKEKALSRKVAFVTGASGGIGRAIAEKLAQEGACVVLTDMNEAALATTKSELTRLYGKDTIEAVVLDVTKPEAISKAIAFASLSFGGVDIIVNCAGLSISKSLTETTEADYDLLQNVLVKGQFLISQQAVGVLRKQKLGGDIINIASKNALVSGPNNIAYGTAKAAQLHMSRLMAAELGPDKIRVNVVNPDAVIQGSKIWENGWAEGRAKSYGITVDQLPAFYAKRTVLNEEILTEDIANAVFVLIGGSMNKSTGNVLNVDGGVPAAFVR, encoded by the coding sequence ATGCTTGTTACCACAGACTATAACTATGTGAGTTATCTTTGGGATGTGGGGGTAGCTAACTCGTTTGGCAATGATGAAGTGGCACTTCTGATATACCGGTCCAACTTACTGGGTGCTGATTTACGCTTAACCAACTATGCAGGGGGCAATACTAGCTGCAAAACAGTTGAAGCAGACCGGCTGACTGGACGGGATGTAGACGTACTGTGGGTAAAAGGCTCAGGAGGTGACCTCGGCACCCTGAAAAAGAGTGGACTAGCCGGCCTCTACCTGGAAAAGCTCCACAGCTTAAAGAGCCTGTACAGGGGACTGGAGTTCGAGGACGAAATGGTCCAACTGTTCAATCATTGTATTTATGACCTGGATTCCAAAGCTCCGTCAATCGACACACCATTACATGCTTTTCTGCCATACAAGCACATCGACCACCTGCACCCTGACGCTATCATAGCCATAGCAGCTGCAAAAGATGGTGAACAGATCACCAAAGAGCTTTTTGGGGGCAAGCTGGCATGGGTAAAGTGGCAGAAGCCAGGTTTCGACCTTGGCCTGCTGCTGGAGAAAACAATTCAGGAGAATCCAGGAATCAATGGCCTGATATTAGGAAGCCATGGCCTGTTCACCTGGGGTGATACCGCCTATGACTGCTACCTCAATACCTTGGAGACAATCGAGAAAGCCTCTGCTTACCTACAGGAGAACTTCGGAAAGAACAGGGAGGTCTTTGGCGGGGCGCACATGGAGGCACTACCCAAGGAGCAGCGGGAATCTCAGGCTGGTAAAATCATAGCTGTTTTGCGCGGCCTGTGCTCCAGCAGGAACCGCATGATAGGCCACTTTACAGATGATGCACGCGTGCTTGAGTTTATTAACAGCAATGACCTGGCAAAGTTGGCCCCACTTGGCACCAGTTGCCCAGACCATTTCCTTCGCACAAAGATAAAGCCCCTTGTCCTACAGCTAGAGGCTACTGCTGATTTAACTGATGCGGAAGAAGTGAGACAGCAACTGGAAAAGCAGTTCGAAGACTACAGGGCTTACTATGCATCCTACTATGACCGATGTAAGCATGACAACAGTCCAGCCATCCGTGATGCTAACCCTGTTGTCATACTTTACCCTGGTGTAGGTATGTTCACTTTCGCCAAGGACAAGCAGACAGCCCGCGTCTCCAGTGAGTTTTATATCAATGCCATCAATGTGATGAGGGGGGCTGAGGCCATATCAGAATACCAAGGGTTGCCCGAACAGGAAGCCTTCAATATAGAATACTGGCTGCTAGAGGAAGCAAAGCTACAGCGCATGCCTAAGGAAAAGGCTCTTTCCAGAAAGGTAGCCTTTGTCACGGGTGCATCTGGTGGTATAGGAAGAGCGATAGCAGAAAAGTTGGCACAGGAGGGTGCATGTGTCGTACTCACAGACATGAACGAGGCGGCCTTGGCCACAACCAAATCTGAGTTGACCAGATTATACGGCAAAGACACTATTGAGGCTGTGGTGCTGGATGTTACCAAACCAGAGGCTATTTCCAAAGCCATAGCGTTTGCCAGCCTCTCCTTTGGGGGAGTAGACATCATTGTTAACTGTGCTGGGCTATCCATTTCAAAATCATTAACGGAGACGACCGAAGCGGATTACGACCTTTTGCAGAACGTACTTGTGAAAGGGCAGTTCCTTATATCACAGCAGGCTGTTGGGGTATTAAGAAAGCAGAAGCTCGGCGGGGACATCATCAACATTGCCAGCAAAAATGCATTGGTATCAGGCCCGAATAATATAGCCTATGGCACAGCGAAAGCAGCTCAACTGCATATGTCGCGGCTCATGGCTGCAGAACTTGGCCCGGATAAAATCCGCGTCAATGTAGTCAATCCTGATGCTGTGATACAGGGTAGTAAAATCTGGGAGAACGGCTGGGCAGAAGGTCGTGCCAAATCTTACGGAATCACAGTAGACCAGTTGCCAGCCTTCTATGCCAAGCGCACCGTGCTGAACGAAGAAATCCTAACCGAGGACATCGCCAACGCAGTGTTTGTGTTGATCGGCGGATCTATGAACAAGAGCACCGGTAATGTACTGAATGTGGATGGTGGTGTACCTGCCGCCTTTGTGAGATAA